ACGAAAAGTCGTCTTTAAACCTGCCTGAAAATTCTATTATGTTTTCCCCTGTAAACTTCATGCGTTCTATGGTTAGAATGCAAATCTAATAATAGTATTTAAATAAACACCTCAATTATTTAATTTGTATCCTAATGGATGATTTAACAAAAAACGGTAATTTTATTTTTAAAGATAAATGGGTATTCATCATAGGTGTTCTAACAATCACTTTTGGTGCACCCTTTATCTTTAATGAATATCATTCAGTATTTCTAAGCATAAAATCACTCCTAAGTATTGCAGGTTCACTTGTCACAACCCTAATAATGTGGTTGGGAGTTAGAGCAATAGTAATTTATTTAGGCGAAAATTTCCCTTGGCAAAAGAATCCCTTAAAACACTTAATTATTGAGATTCTTGCCATTCTACTTTACACCTCTATAGTGGGATTATTTTTCTTCATAATAAATGAGATACACCCGATTGAGTCTTTCGAAAAAAATCTCAGAATTTCAATTTTTTTTACTCTGATGATCACCTTTTTCAATACATCAATTTATGAAGGTTGGTACTTTTTTATGCAATGGAAAGAAACTCTGACAAAAACGGAGAAACTTGAAAAGGAAAATATTAAGAGTCAATACGAAACGCTAAAGAGTCAGATTAATCCCCATTTTCTATTCAATAATCTTAACACTTTAGCCAGTTTAATCGAAGAAAATCCAAAAATGGCGGTTGATTACGTTCAAAAAACAGCCGATTATTATCGAAGCATTTTATTTTTAAAAGATAAAGAGATAATAACAATTGAAGAAGAACTAGAACTTATCAAAACTTTTTTCGACCTTCAATCGAACCGTTACGGCGATAATTTAAAGTATACAATAAATATTCCTTCAAATCAACTTTATAACTTTGTTGCCCCATTAACGCTGCAGATGCTTGTGGAGAATGCTATTAAGCATAATATCATCTCAAAGGAAAAACCATTAACAATTAACATTTTTACTAATGATGATAGTATTATCGTTAGCAACAATTTCCAAAAGCGCGATTTAGATCAAGCATCTAATAAATTTGGATTAAAGAATATCTCCGATAGGTACTCCTTCTTAACAAATAAAAAAGTCGAAATTATTGAAACCATTAGTAACTTTACTGTTTCAATCCCAATACTGACGATGTAGTATGAACGTGTTGATTGTAGAAGATGAGATTGCTGCGGCTCGCAGGTTAGCTAAGATGATGGTTGCTATTGAACCCACATCTCAAATATTATCTATTACAGATAGCATATCGTCTACTGTTGAATGGATAAAGAACAACAAAGAACCAGAGCTCATCTTAATGGATATTCATCTTGCAGATGGTTCTAGCTTTAAAATATTCGATCAGATTAAAATTAAATGTCCTATAATTTTCACTACAGCCTATGACCAATATGCTATTCAAGCATTCAAAGTTAATAGCATCGATTACCTATTAAAACCAATAAAAGAGGATGAACTTGCAAATAGTTTAAAAAAGTATAAAGAACATCGGACTGAAAAATCTTCTATCGATTTTGAAAAATTTCTATCCACATTGCGAAAATCCGAACAAAACTATCAACTTCGATTTGTAGTTCAGTTTGCCGATAAGCTAAAATCCGTTGAGGTAAACACTATTGCATATTTCTTTGCACTCGAAAAATCAGTATTTCTAGTAACTGAAGATGGTCATCGATATGCAATTGACTATACCCTCGAAAAACTTGATGAGGTTTTAAATCCAAAGATTTTTTATAGAATAAACAGAAAGTTTATAGTAAATTTCTCAGCAATAAAAGGAATGTTCACCTACTCCAAATCAAGAGTAAAAATTGAACTTTTGCCAAACCCTGAAACAGAAGTAATTGTAAGCTCCGAAAGAGCTTCGGGTTTTAAGGAATGGTTAAATCAATAGTAATATAATATTTAAAAATACTTACCATGAGAACTGCTGCCATATTCGGATCCACGGGATTAATAGGAAACCATTTAATTCAACTACTATCGCAACATAAGGATTATAATAAGGGTTACTCCTATGCCCGCAAAAAACCAGAGTCGCTTCTTTATAAAATTGAACATATCGATTTTAATCCCGAATCATTTTCAATACCCAATGAGGTTGATGATGTGTTTGTTTGTCTTGGAACTACCATGAAAAAGGCTGGTTCAAAGGATGCATTCAGAAAAGTGGACTATGAAATGGTTATTGAAATTGCCAAACAATCAAAATTAGCACAGGTAAAACGCTTTGTTGTAGTAAGTTCAATTGGGGCAGATCCATCAACGGGAAATTTCTACCTCCGAACTAAAGGACAAATGGAGGAGGAGGTTAAAAAAATTGGCTTTGATTACTGCGGTATTGTTCGTCCCTCGCTACTCCTGGGCAATAGAAAAGAATTTAGATTTGTAGAAAAAATTAGTATTGCACTGTTTAAAGTTTTAAATTTTATCTTTGTTGGCTCATTAAGAAAATATAAGGGCATAAATGCTGAAGATGTGGCCAAAAGCATGATAATGCTTGCACAGAATGGCAATGGGATTGTAACAGTAGATTCAAATATTCTTAAAAAAATTGCGGAAGAGTATGACAAACAATTATAGCGAAGTTTTTCAATGGTTAGTTAGCAATAGACAAAGCGTTCGGAATTACAAACCAGATGTAGTTGAAAAGGAAAAGATTAATAGAATTATTGAGGTAGGTCGATTATCGCCTTCAGCATGTAATGCCCAACCATGGAAATTTATAGTTGTTGATAATCCTGAAATTAAGAATAAGATTGCTGATGCTACATCAAATAGCGTAATTGGAATTAACCATTTTACAAAACAGGCACCAGTTCATATTGTAATTGTTATGGAATCAGCAAATTTCAATTCTAATTTTGGAAGTTTTATGAAAAATAAAAACCTTCCTTTAATTGATATTGGAATAGCAGCATCACAAATATGCCTTCAAGCAACAGCAGAGGGATTAGGAACTTGTATTCTTGGATGGTTCAACGAAACTTCTGTTAAGAAATTATTAAACATTCCAAGAAGGAAAAGACCAATCCTTATCATCACCCTTGGATATCCTGCTGATAATGAGTTGAGAGAGAAAAAGAGAAAATCTTTTGATGAAGTTGTTAGTAACAATAAGTACTAGCCGGCTAAAGCCTTTTCGTATAACTCTAAAAGTATTGATTTTTCATTTTCCCAAACTAAAATATTAAAGGCCTTATTTAAGTTTTTAATAGTTTCTTCCCTTTGAACCTTATTCTCAATAAAATTCAATACCAAATCGGCTAGTTCTTTTGGTTTTCTGGTTGAAGCAACCATGCCCACGCCATACTCGTTTACTACTTTCGACATCTCGGGCAGATCACTTACCATTACTGCAACCTGAGCTTGTATATAATCGAATAACTTATTGGGTAAAGCATACCGATAACTCAATCCTAAATCCTCTTCCAAAGATAGTCCAAGCCATGCTTTCGAGGTTAATTCATGTAGTTTATCGTATGGAAGTCTTCCCCTGAATTCAATTCTATCGAATAAATTCAAGTCAATCACCTGCTTTCTGAATTTAATTTCTAAATCACCACCTCCAACAATAATTAAATAGTAACATGATAAGTATTTCATCATTTCAATGGCAAGTTCCACACCTCTTCCCTTATTTAATGCGCCCTGATATATTAAGGTAGGTCTAGTGCTCTTATGTCCAAAATTCTCATTCCTAAAAGGCAGATTTCTCACAACAGCCATTCTAATACCATACCTTTTATAATATTCATTTGCAATGCCCTCAGAAACTGTGCTTGAATATTTAATTCCTTTTAAACATAATTTCTCAAGCGTCAACCATATCCTTCTTGTAAATGGTCGATCTATGAGTTCAGGGGTTTCTGTGAAAAATTCATGGCTATCATAAACAATAGGCTTCTTTTTTATAAAGCAACCCAATCTGCATCCAAGAAGGGAATCAAGATCATTTGAACATACCAAATCAAATTTATGAAACAGTAAAAAGAAAAGTACTCTTAAATTAAAAAAGAAATAAAACAGAAATCCTGTTCTAAAAAACATATTAAAAAATTGCACCTGATACTTTTTTTCAACTTTTTTCGGGGTTTTATCTAATCTTCGACCTATTGAAAGCACACTATGTCCAGCCTGATTTAATGTTAGAGCAGTACGATGAACGCGTTGATCCGAAATTAAATCGGTGGTAGCAAATATTATTATTCGAGCCATAAATTTAAAATATAAGCTAATATAGAAATAAAACCCGAAGCAAAGTGATTTGTTCAGCTTTGCTTATCTTTGCGTAAAAAAAATGATAGATATTAAAAAGGATTATTCTTTAAAATCAAAAAACTCTTTTGGTTTAGATATTAATACTCAATTCTTTGTCGAAGCAAGCACTTTAGACAGTATTTCTTTCGCCCTAAACTACGCCTCATACTCCAATCTACCCATTCTTATATTAGGAGGTGGCAGTAATATTCTATTTACTAAAGATTACAATGGACTTGTTATTCACCCTATAATTAAAGGAATTGAAGTTACGGAAGATGCAACCGATAGCATTATTGTTAAAGTTGGTGCGGGAGTAAACTGGGATTATCTTGTTGAATGGAGCGTTTTAAAGGGTCTAGGAGGATTGGAAAACCTTTCCTTCATTCCTGGGAATGTGGGTGCAAGTCCAATCCAAAACATTGGCGCCTACGGCGTTGAAGCGAAAGATACAATTGTGAAAGTTGAAGGTCTTAGTATCGTTTCAAAAAAACTTGTTGCTCTTAATAATTCCGAATGCCAATTCGATTATAGAAACAGCATTTTTAAAAACGAGCTGAAAAATAAGGTTATAATCACATATGTTCACCTTAAACTCTCTAAAAAACCAACATTAGTAACACATTATGGTAATATTGAAGAGGAAATTAGCAACCTTGGAGAAAAGTCTTTAAATACTATTAGGCAAGCGATTATCAACATACGTAAAAGGAAACTACCCGATCCAGCAGAATTAGGTAATGCAGGAAGTTTCTTCAAAAATCCTGTTGTTAATACTGAAATATTTGAGAAGATTAAAGG
This Bacteroidales bacterium DNA region includes the following protein-coding sequences:
- a CDS encoding glycosyltransferase, whose protein sequence is MARIIIFATTDLISDQRVHRTALTLNQAGHSVLSIGRRLDKTPKKVEKKYQVQFFNMFFRTGFLFYFFFNLRVLFFLLFHKFDLVCSNDLDSLLGCRLGCFIKKKPIVYDSHEFFTETPELIDRPFTRRIWLTLEKLCLKGIKYSSTVSEGIANEYYKRYGIRMAVVRNLPFRNENFGHKSTRPTLIYQGALNKGRGVELAIEMMKYLSCYYLIIVGGGDLEIKFRKQVIDLNLFDRIEFRGRLPYDKLHELTSKAWLGLSLEEDLGLSYRYALPNKLFDYIQAQVAVMVSDLPEMSKVVNEYGVGMVASTRKPKELADLVLNFIENKVQREETIKNLNKAFNILVWENEKSILLELYEKALAG
- a CDS encoding response regulator transcription factor — its product is MNVLIVEDEIAAARRLAKMMVAIEPTSQILSITDSISSTVEWIKNNKEPELILMDIHLADGSSFKIFDQIKIKCPIIFTTAYDQYAIQAFKVNSIDYLLKPIKEDELANSLKKYKEHRTEKSSIDFEKFLSTLRKSEQNYQLRFVVQFADKLKSVEVNTIAYFFALEKSVFLVTEDGHRYAIDYTLEKLDEVLNPKIFYRINRKFIVNFSAIKGMFTYSKSRVKIELLPNPETEVIVSSERASGFKEWLNQ
- a CDS encoding nitroreductase, which produces MTNNYSEVFQWLVSNRQSVRNYKPDVVEKEKINRIIEVGRLSPSACNAQPWKFIVVDNPEIKNKIADATSNSVIGINHFTKQAPVHIVIVMESANFNSNFGSFMKNKNLPLIDIGIAASQICLQATAEGLGTCILGWFNETSVKKLLNIPRRKRPILIITLGYPADNELREKKRKSFDEVVSNNKY
- a CDS encoding histidine kinase; this translates as MDDLTKNGNFIFKDKWVFIIGVLTITFGAPFIFNEYHSVFLSIKSLLSIAGSLVTTLIMWLGVRAIVIYLGENFPWQKNPLKHLIIEILAILLYTSIVGLFFFIINEIHPIESFEKNLRISIFFTLMITFFNTSIYEGWYFFMQWKETLTKTEKLEKENIKSQYETLKSQINPHFLFNNLNTLASLIEENPKMAVDYVQKTADYYRSILFLKDKEIITIEEELELIKTFFDLQSNRYGDNLKYTINIPSNQLYNFVAPLTLQMLVENAIKHNIISKEKPLTINIFTNDDSIIVSNNFQKRDLDQASNKFGLKNISDRYSFLTNKKVEIIETISNFTVSIPILTM
- a CDS encoding NAD(P)H-binding protein — translated: MRTAAIFGSTGLIGNHLIQLLSQHKDYNKGYSYARKKPESLLYKIEHIDFNPESFSIPNEVDDVFVCLGTTMKKAGSKDAFRKVDYEMVIEIAKQSKLAQVKRFVVVSSIGADPSTGNFYLRTKGQMEEEVKKIGFDYCGIVRPSLLLGNRKEFRFVEKISIALFKVLNFIFVGSLRKYKGINAEDVAKSMIMLAQNGNGIVTVDSNILKKIAEEYDKQL
- the murB gene encoding UDP-N-acetylmuramate dehydrogenase, producing MDIKKDYSLKSKNSFGLDINTQFFVEASTLDSISFALNYASYSNLPILILGGGSNILFTKDYNGLVIHPIIKGIEVTEDATDSIIVKVGAGVNWDYLVEWSVLKGLGGLENLSFIPGNVGASPIQNIGAYGVEAKDTIVKVEGLSIVSKKLVALNNSECQFDYRNSIFKNELKNKVIITYVHLKLSKKPTLVTHYGNIEEEISNLGEKSLNTIRQAIINIRKRKLPDPAELGNAGSFFKNPVVNTEIFEKIKGKFEKAPSYPVSDSVVKIPAGWLIEQCGWKGKRVGNCGVHKDQALVIVNYGNATGSEILNLAEQIQKTVLDQFGVELEMEVNIV